From one Pseudactinotalea sp. HY158 genomic stretch:
- the sepH gene encoding septation protein SepH → MIELELVGIHNDGETVVLIDATGSRYRLVIDDALRAAVRRDRPQLEQLRSVHMRPREIQVLIRAGATAAEVADQGGLPIEQVRRYEGPVLAERAHVANRSQALLVGRETGAPTLGDLVVDRLAARGIAQVEWDARRRDSDPWEVVASYEDGDVTQQAAWQVDLAAQSFRALDEAARLLSEIDLAAAPRRHLSAVPAARVYDVEHDGDIQPVLRTIDDDLNHGHPEELESGARPEPAADTEAILAELAAARGVRQQLSAPDHEEPTLWDDVSRPGRETTGSASTSSADGPPGSEAAPAEGADGAGGTGGTGGGPDRTDGPGEVVALPRPESAPTPDPEPAPAKRRSRSRRTSVPSWDEIVFGAKND, encoded by the coding sequence ATGATCGAACTTGAGCTGGTCGGAATCCACAACGACGGCGAGACCGTGGTCCTCATCGACGCCACGGGCAGCCGATACCGACTGGTCATCGACGACGCCCTGCGGGCCGCGGTCCGGCGGGACCGGCCCCAGCTCGAGCAGCTGCGGTCGGTGCACATGCGTCCGCGGGAGATCCAGGTGCTCATCCGGGCCGGCGCGACCGCGGCCGAGGTCGCGGACCAGGGCGGACTGCCGATCGAGCAGGTGCGCAGGTACGAGGGGCCCGTGCTCGCCGAACGCGCCCACGTCGCGAACCGCTCCCAGGCGCTGCTCGTCGGCCGTGAGACGGGCGCCCCGACCCTCGGCGATCTCGTGGTCGACCGGCTCGCCGCCCGCGGCATCGCCCAGGTCGAGTGGGACGCCCGCCGCCGCGACAGCGACCCGTGGGAGGTCGTGGCCAGCTACGAGGACGGCGACGTGACCCAGCAGGCCGCGTGGCAGGTCGACCTCGCCGCCCAGTCCTTCCGCGCGCTCGACGAGGCCGCCCGGCTCCTCTCGGAGATCGACCTCGCGGCGGCGCCGCGCCGCCACCTGAGCGCGGTGCCCGCGGCCCGGGTCTACGACGTCGAGCACGACGGCGATATCCAGCCCGTGCTGCGCACGATCGACGACGACCTCAACCACGGCCACCCGGAGGAGCTCGAGTCCGGGGCGCGGCCGGAGCCCGCGGCCGACACCGAGGCGATCCTCGCCGAGCTCGCCGCGGCGCGCGGGGTGCGCCAGCAGCTGAGCGCGCCCGATCACGAGGAGCCGACGCTCTGGGACGACGTCTCCCGGCCCGGCCGGGAGACCACCGGTTCCGCCTCGACCTCCTCGGCGGACGGGCCGCCCGGGTCGGAGGCGGCACCGGCCGAGGGCGCTGATGGCGCCGGCGGCACCGGGGGGACCGGCGGCGGGCCGGACCGGACGGACGGCCCGGGCGAGGTCGTCGCGCTGCCGCGCCCCGAATCCGCGCCGACACCCGACCCCGAGCCGGCACCGGCCAAGCGACGCAGCCGCAGCCGGCGCACGTCCGTGCCGAGCTGGGACGAGATCGTGTTCGGGGCGAAGAACGACTGA
- a CDS encoding DUF4193 domain-containing protein, producing the protein MATDYDAPRKTEEDLSEDSLEELKARRSDQQSGVVDEDETEAAEGFELPGADLSGEELSVRVIPRQADEFTCSKCFLVHHRSQLAYTENGRPVCSECAA; encoded by the coding sequence ATGGCCACTGACTACGATGCCCCACGCAAGACCGAGGAAGACCTGAGCGAGGATTCGCTCGAAGAGCTCAAGGCCCGCCGTTCCGACCAGCAGTCCGGCGTGGTCGACGAGGACGAGACCGAGGCCGCCGAGGGCTTCGAGCTGCCCGGCGCCGACCTGTCCGGCGAGGAACTGTCCGTGCGGGTGATCCCGCGGCAGGCCGACGAGTTCACGTGCTCGAAGTGCTTCCTCGTGCACCACCGCTCGCAGCTGGCCTACACCGAGAACGGCCGGCCGGTGTGCTCGGAGTGCGCCGCCTGA